In a single window of the Leptospira barantonii genome:
- a CDS encoding SPFH domain-containing protein, translating to MSAGFLFTLFFIALIYLIRKTFIIVPQQYCYVVERVGVFKGALEAGFHFLWPVIEVVKYRQTLKEIAIDIPPQMCITKDNVSIAVDGILYLRVVDAYKASYAIQNYMLATQQLAQTTLRSEIGKLILDQTFAERDDINSHVVRALDEATEPWGIKVTRYEIKNISPPKEILHEMEEQVKAERVKRAEITISEGEKLSRINRSVGEKEEAINVSEGEKMKKINEAEGKALEIELIAAAKAKGIQMISEAISLEGGGEAVNLQITEDYLTGLGEILSVSKTTILPAELANIAGVFEGLSKVTGKLPEIKTPKEKEGQ from the coding sequence ATGTCTGCAGGTTTTTTATTCACGTTATTCTTCATAGCGTTGATCTATCTGATTCGCAAGACGTTCATCATCGTTCCGCAACAGTATTGTTACGTCGTGGAACGCGTGGGAGTTTTTAAAGGCGCTTTGGAAGCGGGATTTCATTTTCTCTGGCCCGTCATCGAAGTCGTAAAATACAGACAAACTCTCAAAGAGATCGCCATAGACATTCCTCCTCAGATGTGTATCACAAAGGACAACGTTTCGATCGCTGTGGACGGAATTCTTTACTTAAGAGTGGTAGACGCGTATAAGGCGTCGTATGCGATTCAGAATTATATGCTCGCCACACAACAGCTTGCACAAACCACTCTTCGTTCCGAAATCGGTAAGTTGATTTTGGATCAGACCTTCGCGGAAAGAGACGATATCAACTCCCACGTTGTGCGCGCTTTAGACGAGGCGACCGAACCTTGGGGAATCAAGGTAACCCGATACGAAATCAAAAACATTTCTCCTCCGAAAGAAATTCTTCACGAGATGGAAGAACAGGTAAAAGCCGAACGCGTAAAAAGAGCGGAAATTACGATCTCGGAAGGCGAAAAACTTTCCAGAATCAATCGTTCGGTCGGCGAGAAGGAAGAAGCGATCAACGTTTCCGAAGGAGAAAAGATGAAAAAGATCAACGAAGCCGAAGGTAAGGCTTTGGAGATCGAGTTGATCGCCGCGGCAAAGGCAAAAGGGATTCAGATGATCTCCGAAGCGATTTCTTTGGAAGGCGGCGGTGAAGCGGTCAATCTCCAAATCACGGAAGATTATCTCACCGGTCTCGGAGAAATTTTAAGCGTTTCCAAAACCACCATTCTCCCCGCGGAGCTCGCAAACATCGCCGGTGTGTTCGAAGGTCTTTCCAAAGTAACCGGAAAGTTACCGGAAATCAAAACTCCGAAAGAGAAGGAAGGTCAGTAA
- a CDS encoding SPFH domain-containing protein, with product METFQTTFVMIFWTLFGIYFAYKLYRSIRIVSAQDCIVVEKFGKYSRTLHAGLHLLWPFIEKDAYYHTLKEQATDVPPQTCITKDNVKVEMDGILYLKVLDPHKASYGINDYQFASSQLAQTTMRAIIGTMDLDVTFETRDAINSKILEVLDQATEPWGIKVNRYEIVNITPPKSILEAMEKEKKAQISKKAQISLSEGDRDARINRSLGFKEEAINKSQGEKQKRINEAEGVAKEVEAIATATAKGIELLAGSINTKGGKDAVKLRIGQKFIKEFEKISGKKTEIVLPLNLTNFRSILKSVLGTTDSKN from the coding sequence ATGGAAACATTCCAAACCACATTCGTAATGATATTCTGGACCTTGTTCGGAATCTACTTTGCATATAAACTCTATCGTTCCATTCGAATCGTTTCCGCACAGGATTGTATCGTCGTGGAAAAATTCGGAAAGTACAGCAGAACCTTACACGCTGGTCTTCATCTTCTTTGGCCCTTTATCGAAAAAGACGCCTACTATCACACGCTCAAGGAACAAGCGACTGACGTTCCTCCTCAGACCTGTATCACCAAGGACAACGTGAAGGTGGAGATGGACGGAATTCTTTATTTGAAAGTGCTCGATCCGCATAAGGCGAGTTATGGAATCAACGACTATCAATTCGCTTCTTCTCAATTAGCGCAAACAACGATGAGAGCGATCATCGGAACGATGGACTTGGATGTTACGTTTGAAACCAGAGACGCGATCAACAGTAAAATTCTCGAGGTATTGGACCAGGCCACCGAGCCTTGGGGAATCAAAGTGAATCGTTACGAGATCGTGAACATCACTCCCCCCAAATCCATCTTAGAGGCGATGGAAAAAGAAAAGAAGGCTCAGATTTCAAAGAAGGCCCAGATCTCTCTTTCCGAAGGGGATCGTGACGCGAGAATCAACCGTTCTCTCGGTTTTAAAGAAGAAGCGATCAACAAATCGCAAGGGGAAAAACAAAAAAGAATCAACGAAGCCGAAGGGGTCGCCAAGGAAGTGGAAGCGATCGCAACCGCTACCGCCAAAGGTATCGAACTTCTCGCAGGATCGATCAATACCAAAGGTGGAAAGGACGCGGTAAAACTGAGAATCGGTCAGAAATTCATCAAAGAATTTGAGAAGATCTCCGGTAAAAAAACGGAAATCGTTCTTCCTTTGAATCTCACGAACTTCCGTTCGATTTTGAAATCCGTTTTAGGAACTACGGATTCGAAGAATTAG
- the fliN gene encoding flagellar motor switch protein FliN: protein PSGGGGGGADAPSFADISAALGPSSTPAPSAPRPSSRQSSPTQSTNLNLLMDVNLALTVELGRTNMYIKDVNGLNEGIVVELDKNVGEDLDILANGRLVGRGKLVAMDDFYGIQITEIVEQSRRL from the coding sequence CCTTCAGGCGGTGGGGGCGGGGGAGCCGATGCACCTTCCTTTGCGGATATTTCAGCGGCGCTTGGACCTTCTTCCACTCCGGCTCCGTCGGCTCCAAGACCTTCTTCCAGACAATCTTCTCCGACCCAATCTACGAACTTAAACTTACTCATGGACGTGAACCTGGCTCTTACCGTTGAGCTTGGGAGAACGAACATGTATATCAAAGACGTAAACGGTCTGAACGAGGGTATTGTCGTAGAATTGGATAAGAACGTCGGTGAAGATTTGGATATTCTTGCCAATGGTCGTTTGGTCGGAAGAGGAAAGCTCGTGGCAATGGATGACTTTTACGGAATTCAGATCACCGAGATCGTGGAACAAAGTCGTCGACTTTGA